The following proteins come from a genomic window of Gimesia chilikensis:
- a CDS encoding PSD1 and planctomycete cytochrome C domain-containing protein produces MIGRLFLASLFSASVCLTSTQAAESEKKTDTLSFENDVRKILKVHCLHCHGENGEMEGSLDLRLKRFMVKGGDSGPSIVPGKSGESELIARIEAKEMPPEGKHMPDEELAILKQWIDQGAHTLRPEPEKIGDDYIAPDDLAFWSFQPVKNPPVPQVKQPKLVRQPIDAFLLSKLEEKDLTFTAEAAKASLARRAFYDLIGLPPTPEELKQFLDDKSPDAYEKLIDRLLASPHYGERWGRHWLDVAGYADSEGYNNKDQERPWAFRYRDYVIKSFNEDKPYDQFLQEQLAGDEMVKPPYHKLSPEDMQKLVATGFLRMAPDGTGSNPAEKEVAKNQVVTDTVDIVSSSILGMTVACAQCHDHKYDPIPQNDYYRFRAIFEPALDWKNWRTPAGRRISIMSDADRQKANELEKEAQKVLAERTELVNKFIDRTLERELLEVPEEKREAARKAYKTAGKERTKEQVALLKDYPRINRLSAGSLYLYDRTLYEQSSKATQKSKELARDLVEKVKTETLAKIPEDRKALALAAQKADAKKRTEEEKKIIEEFPGLLVSTTNLKDFDPEGAAQVQHFKDEAKRFNDLKTTAILKEYSDKAAKIREKKPQEEFIRVLTEVPGKVPKTFFFNRGDFEQPKHELEPAGLSVVKTSLNQQVEIPAQNKDIPTTGRRLAYAKYITNGEHPLTARVFVNRLWLHHFGKGIVASPTDFGKLGIPPTHSELLDWLAHDFVSNGWKIKRLHKMMMTSTAYMQSAQRSDEYDVVDPDNLLYGHMPVRRLEAETIRDSIIAVTGKLKNDLYGTPVPVKEDEVGQIVVGISNVDSAGRQGKNIKMDDRQFRRSIYVAVSRSKPLAVLDMFDAPKMEPNCEKRSSSTVAPQSLLMMNSGFMVEHAEYFAERLQKERAGNKAEQVKLAWMLAYGKEPTAEEIKQSIAFIDSQIPQFDKKNSAGKTPEQLALATFCQALLSSNGFLYVD; encoded by the coding sequence ATGATCGGTCGACTTTTCCTGGCGTCTCTGTTTTCTGCATCCGTCTGTCTGACTTCAACTCAGGCCGCTGAGTCTGAGAAAAAAACGGATACGCTCTCCTTTGAGAACGATGTGCGCAAGATTCTCAAAGTCCACTGTCTGCACTGCCATGGCGAAAATGGCGAGATGGAAGGCAGTCTCGATCTCCGTCTCAAGCGGTTCATGGTCAAAGGGGGCGACAGCGGTCCCTCCATCGTGCCGGGCAAGAGTGGCGAGAGTGAACTGATCGCCCGCATCGAAGCCAAAGAGATGCCTCCCGAAGGCAAGCACATGCCTGATGAGGAACTCGCGATTCTCAAACAGTGGATCGATCAGGGCGCGCATACGCTGCGTCCCGAACCGGAAAAAATCGGCGATGATTATATTGCTCCCGACGATCTGGCTTTCTGGTCATTCCAGCCTGTTAAAAATCCTCCCGTACCACAGGTGAAACAACCCAAACTGGTCCGCCAGCCAATCGACGCGTTCCTGCTGTCCAAACTGGAAGAAAAAGATCTGACCTTTACAGCGGAAGCAGCCAAAGCATCGCTGGCACGACGTGCGTTTTACGATCTGATTGGCCTGCCTCCCACTCCGGAAGAACTGAAGCAGTTTCTGGATGACAAGAGTCCGGACGCCTATGAAAAACTGATCGACCGTCTGCTCGCTTCGCCGCATTACGGAGAACGCTGGGGACGTCACTGGCTGGATGTCGCCGGGTATGCTGACTCCGAAGGCTACAACAACAAAGATCAGGAACGCCCCTGGGCTTTCCGCTACCGTGATTACGTCATCAAGTCGTTCAACGAAGATAAGCCTTACGATCAATTCCTGCAGGAACAACTGGCCGGCGATGAAATGGTCAAGCCGCCTTATCACAAGTTGAGTCCGGAAGACATGCAGAAGCTGGTCGCCACGGGTTTTCTGCGTATGGCCCCGGATGGCACCGGCAGCAACCCTGCTGAAAAGGAAGTCGCGAAAAACCAGGTTGTGACAGACACCGTGGACATTGTTTCGTCTTCCATCCTGGGAATGACCGTCGCGTGTGCCCAGTGCCACGATCACAAATACGACCCGATTCCACAGAACGACTATTATCGCTTCCGTGCCATTTTCGAACCAGCGCTGGACTGGAAAAACTGGCGGACACCTGCCGGACGTCGGATTTCGATCATGTCGGACGCCGATCGCCAGAAAGCGAACGAGCTGGAAAAAGAAGCCCAGAAAGTCCTCGCGGAACGTACCGAACTGGTCAACAAGTTTATCGACCGTACTCTCGAGCGTGAACTGCTGGAGGTGCCTGAAGAGAAGCGGGAAGCCGCCCGGAAAGCTTATAAAACGGCCGGTAAAGAACGGACCAAGGAGCAGGTGGCCCTGCTGAAGGACTATCCCCGTATTAACCGTCTCTCTGCAGGTTCGTTGTATCTCTACGACCGGACTCTGTATGAGCAGTCCAGCAAAGCAACTCAGAAATCCAAGGAACTGGCTCGCGATCTGGTCGAAAAAGTCAAAACAGAGACGCTGGCCAAAATTCCGGAAGACCGCAAAGCACTGGCTTTAGCTGCACAGAAAGCCGACGCGAAGAAGCGGACGGAAGAAGAGAAGAAAATTATCGAAGAGTTCCCGGGCCTCCTGGTTTCGACAACAAATCTGAAGGATTTCGATCCTGAAGGAGCCGCGCAGGTACAGCACTTCAAAGATGAAGCCAAGCGGTTTAACGATCTGAAGACCACGGCGATTCTCAAGGAATACAGTGACAAAGCGGCCAAGATCCGTGAGAAAAAACCGCAGGAAGAATTCATTCGTGTTCTCACTGAAGTCCCGGGGAAAGTGCCCAAAACCTTCTTCTTCAATCGGGGTGACTTCGAACAACCCAAACATGAACTGGAACCTGCAGGCCTGTCGGTCGTCAAAACCAGTCTGAACCAGCAGGTTGAAATTCCAGCTCAGAATAAAGACATTCCCACAACGGGACGTCGTCTGGCCTACGCGAAGTACATCACCAACGGCGAGCATCCGCTGACGGCCCGTGTGTTTGTGAACCGTCTCTGGCTGCATCACTTCGGGAAAGGGATCGTGGCTTCGCCAACTGACTTCGGCAAGCTGGGCATTCCGCCAACGCACAGTGAACTGCTAGACTGGCTGGCTCACGATTTCGTTTCCAACGGATGGAAAATTAAACGTCTGCACAAGATGATGATGACCTCCACCGCTTACATGCAGAGTGCACAACGATCCGACGAATATGACGTCGTCGACCCAGACAACCTGCTCTACGGTCATATGCCGGTTCGTCGTCTCGAAGCAGAAACGATTCGCGATTCCATCATTGCTGTGACAGGCAAACTGAAGAACGACCTGTATGGTACGCCGGTTCCCGTCAAAGAAGACGAAGTCGGTCAGATCGTGGTTGGGATCTCCAATGTCGATTCCGCCGGTCGCCAGGGTAAGAATATCAAGATGGACGATCGCCAGTTCCGCCGCAGCATCTATGTCGCGGTCAGCCGCAGTAAACCGCTGGCGGTACTGGATATGTTCGATGCTCCCAAGATGGAACCCAACTGTGAAAAACGATCCTCCTCCACCGTGGCTCCACAGTCACTGTTGATGATGAACAGTGGCTTCATGGTGGAACATGCCGAGTACTTCGCAGAACGTCTGCAGAAAGAGCGGGCCGGCAATAAAGCGGAACAGGTCAAACTGGCCTGGATGCTGGCCTACGGTAAAGAACCGACGGCCGAAGAAATTAAACAGTCGATTGCGTTTATTGATTCACAGATTCCTCAGTTTGATAAGAAAAACAGTGCAGGCAAAACTCCGGAACAGCTGGCACTGGCAACCTTCTGCCAGGCCCTGCTCAGCAGTAACGGATTCCTGTATGTCGACTGA
- a CDS encoding DUF1559 domain-containing protein — protein MKNVSRSNRQRGFTLIELLVVIAIIAILIALLLPAVQQAREAARRSTCKNNLKQIGLAMHNYHETFGMFPPGYVEEILNTNGGHVADNEGHWAWNALLLPYLDQAPLFNQLNVGTVPVSTMLNNATVRGSMQKTLPVFRCPSDTGPQIHVEAGRRIMATGGSEYGLAVTNYIASNNSYGLKKDAGTDPTNYANGAFYRNSNVRMRDLTDGSSNVILAGERAYKLGSNNAFAGALYAARDYNATGPAISSAGSSSNQGLISIFGGGAAPINANASTGQGRIAFSSKHVGGAHFLFGDGRVAFLSENIDHRAASIPADSTFEYLIGINDGNVVGEF, from the coding sequence ATGAAGAATGTAAGTCGCTCAAATCGCCAGCGGGGTTTTACCCTGATCGAACTGCTGGTGGTCATCGCTATTATTGCTATTTTAATCGCTCTGCTGTTACCAGCTGTACAGCAGGCTCGCGAAGCAGCCCGTCGCAGTACCTGCAAAAATAATCTGAAACAGATCGGGCTGGCCATGCACAACTACCACGAAACCTTCGGAATGTTTCCCCCGGGTTACGTGGAAGAGATCCTGAACACCAATGGCGGCCATGTCGCCGACAATGAAGGTCACTGGGCCTGGAACGCTCTGCTGCTGCCTTATCTCGATCAGGCACCACTGTTTAACCAGCTCAACGTTGGTACCGTTCCTGTTTCGACCATGCTGAATAATGCCACGGTCCGCGGCTCCATGCAGAAAACATTGCCCGTATTTCGCTGCCCTTCCGATACTGGCCCACAGATTCATGTCGAAGCCGGCCGCCGGATCATGGCCACTGGTGGATCTGAATACGGTCTGGCCGTCACGAACTACATTGCGTCCAACAACTCATATGGTTTGAAGAAAGACGCCGGTACCGATCCGACCAACTACGCCAACGGTGCGTTTTATCGGAACAGTAACGTACGGATGCGCGACCTGACCGACGGAAGCAGCAATGTGATTCTGGCTGGGGAACGGGCCTACAAGCTGGGTTCGAATAATGCGTTTGCGGGTGCCCTGTATGCTGCCCGTGACTACAACGCCACTGGTCCTGCCATCAGTTCTGCCGGTTCCAGTTCCAACCAGGGACTGATCTCCATCTTTGGTGGTGGCGCCGCTCCCATCAACGCGAATGCATCAACAGGACAGGGTCGTATCGCATTCAGCAGTAAGCACGTTGGTGGAGCACACTTCCTGTTTGGCGATGGTCGCGTTGCTTTCCTGAGCGAGAACATCGATCACCGTGCCGCCTCCATTCCAGCCGACAGTACGTTCGAATATCTGATCGGCATCAATGACGGTAACGTCGTCGGTGAGTTCTAA
- a CDS encoding FecR domain-containing protein has protein sequence MSQNNQHNEILYELFGALCNESITPEQHQQLEEILATDADAREKYFNYLELHLNLDRLHDEQTDAEFEFQPHISPASQTNTLPENVWKTSQVLLLMSALICVTVIVSFVALSQPQAPALLSQVGPAIPALDESPLAKVTQTAAVRFAEGAPLLKVGSPIEEGQEYAISAGQLQLIFANGAEVILTGPAVFESQGCEHLAVRYGACSVYAPDGAEGFTVETPLSNVVDYGTRFSVNVSEAGITDVQVIEGETDVRPVKLDPSCDLPPKRLTRGMAQRLTTNNGLVVDEIPFDKSQYVSQLPDRIVTYTTSKGPSNRAQDLKCVTVQRGGKQYQYEIEDLIGVELTHYTGKSFLTRNDGVDPGKDDNSETLRRHLLDQDHCLLTGVVNPGGSTSPLTTPPVMNPVNDPSQPNTPGMAVRFHQPIVNDAGPDIVLFDLQVIVHSTTGDAFYVTPLPFSSKLKTHKVEQFDIDLASPEAQLLEKFWLHIFQQKNKNQQDAIQSISELESAIGNGGNWHVVGAKALAVGIDLSDLGVPEGQTVDGIFLQDALDNQDIVDPVFIAGFPPLKHTTEK, from the coding sequence ATGAGCCAGAACAATCAGCATAACGAAATCCTGTATGAGCTGTTTGGTGCACTGTGCAATGAAAGCATCACGCCCGAGCAGCATCAGCAGCTTGAAGAGATTCTGGCTACCGATGCCGATGCCCGGGAAAAGTATTTCAACTATCTGGAGCTGCACCTGAATCTCGATCGTCTGCACGACGAACAGACAGACGCGGAATTTGAATTTCAACCGCATATTTCTCCCGCCAGTCAGACAAATACACTGCCCGAGAATGTCTGGAAAACGTCCCAGGTTCTGTTACTGATGAGCGCATTGATCTGTGTGACAGTCATCGTCAGTTTCGTCGCTCTGAGTCAGCCACAGGCACCCGCTCTGCTTAGTCAGGTGGGGCCCGCTATTCCCGCTCTTGACGAATCACCGCTCGCGAAAGTTACCCAGACCGCAGCAGTCCGTTTTGCAGAAGGTGCACCGCTGCTGAAAGTCGGTTCCCCGATCGAGGAAGGTCAGGAATATGCGATTTCGGCCGGTCAGCTGCAGCTGATTTTTGCCAATGGTGCGGAAGTGATTTTAACCGGTCCTGCCGTTTTTGAGAGCCAGGGCTGCGAGCATCTGGCGGTACGCTACGGTGCCTGTTCGGTTTATGCACCCGATGGTGCAGAAGGCTTTACCGTCGAAACCCCGCTCTCCAACGTTGTCGATTACGGCACCCGCTTCTCGGTGAATGTTTCAGAAGCAGGTATCACCGACGTGCAGGTGATTGAAGGCGAAACCGATGTTCGTCCCGTCAAGCTGGATCCGTCCTGTGATCTACCCCCCAAGCGTCTGACCCGGGGCATGGCGCAGCGGCTGACTACCAACAACGGTCTGGTCGTAGACGAAATTCCCTTCGACAAGAGCCAGTACGTTTCCCAGCTGCCCGACCGGATCGTAACTTATACGACATCCAAGGGCCCCAGCAACCGCGCCCAGGACCTGAAATGCGTGACTGTGCAGCGTGGCGGAAAACAATACCAATACGAAATCGAAGACCTGATTGGCGTCGAGCTGACACACTACACCGGGAAATCTTTCCTGACGCGGAATGACGGTGTCGACCCGGGTAAGGACGACAATTCAGAAACACTCCGTCGTCATCTGCTCGATCAGGACCACTGTCTGTTGACAGGCGTTGTCAATCCGGGTGGGTCTACCAGCCCCCTGACAACTCCGCCGGTGATGAATCCGGTCAACGATCCCAGTCAACCAAATACACCAGGTATGGCAGTCCGTTTCCATCAGCCGATCGTCAACGACGCCGGTCCGGATATCGTGCTGTTCGATCTGCAGGTCATCGTGCATAGCACTACTGGCGATGCCTTTTATGTCACTCCGCTCCCCTTTTCCTCAAAACTGAAAACACACAAAGTTGAACAGTTTGATATCGATCTGGCTTCTCCGGAAGCACAGCTGCTCGAGAAATTCTGGCTGCATATTTTCCAGCAGAAGAACAAGAATCAGCAGGATGCAATTCAATCGATCAGCGAACTGGAATCAGCCATCGGCAATGGTGGTAACTGGCATGTGGTCGGCGCGAAAGCTCTGGCTGTAGGCATTGATCTGTCCGACCTGGGAGTCCCGGAAGGCCAGACTGTCGACGGAATCTTCCTCCAGGATGCCCTCGACAACCAGGACATTGTCGATCCGGTCTTTATTGCCGGGTTCCCTCCGTTGAAACATACCACTGAAAAATAA
- a CDS encoding DUF1501 domain-containing protein: MNQYQDINTVVNRRQLLMQAGAGFGGIALNAMLAQQAEAAAKTKPKKPTQSFSPLSAKQTHFPATAKSVIFLFMEGGPSHIDMFDPKPALQKLAGKPLPDSFEKPITAMGEINAPLLASKRKWKQHGEAGTWVSDWLPNIATCVDDIAVVRGCWTNGINHAGGVCQMNTCIPLAGRPSLGSWVTYGLGTENESLPAFVVIQDNNGTVVNGPRNWGTAFIPAVYQGTRLNTGKEPISNLYRPDDVFVTQESGKLDLLAKLNERHAASRKQQSELDARIESYELAFRMQAAAPEAVDLTQETQATREMYGMDEKETQVYGTNCLLARRLVERGVRFVQLYNGAGSKWDSHSGIEKRHSALCRGMDKCVAGLLKDLKQRGLLDSTLVVWGGEFGRTPMSEKGDGRDHNPTGFTMFMAGGGVKGGQTIGGTDELGLYAVEDRMHVKDIHTSIYHLLGLSNMKLEYRHKGSPERPTLNEGEFMEKLVTG, from the coding sequence ATGAATCAATATCAGGATATCAATACTGTCGTCAATCGTCGTCAGCTCCTCATGCAGGCTGGAGCCGGCTTCGGTGGGATCGCTTTGAACGCCATGCTCGCACAGCAGGCCGAAGCAGCTGCAAAGACGAAACCAAAGAAGCCTACGCAATCATTTTCACCTCTGTCAGCCAAGCAGACGCACTTCCCGGCAACCGCGAAGAGTGTAATCTTCCTGTTCATGGAAGGGGGCCCCAGCCACATCGACATGTTCGATCCCAAGCCGGCACTGCAGAAGCTGGCTGGCAAACCGCTGCCCGACAGTTTCGAAAAGCCGATTACCGCGATGGGCGAAATCAACGCTCCCCTGCTGGCATCCAAACGCAAATGGAAACAGCACGGCGAAGCCGGTACCTGGGTTTCCGACTGGTTGCCGAATATCGCAACCTGTGTCGATGACATCGCTGTCGTACGCGGCTGCTGGACTAACGGGATTAACCACGCCGGTGGTGTCTGCCAGATGAATACCTGCATCCCGCTCGCCGGGCGTCCTTCACTCGGCAGTTGGGTGACTTATGGACTGGGAACCGAAAACGAAAGTCTGCCCGCCTTCGTCGTTATTCAGGATAACAACGGCACGGTAGTCAATGGTCCGCGTAACTGGGGAACGGCTTTCATTCCCGCCGTGTACCAGGGAACCCGCTTGAATACAGGTAAGGAACCTATCTCCAATCTGTATCGTCCCGATGATGTGTTTGTCACCCAGGAATCAGGCAAACTGGATCTGCTTGCCAAGCTGAATGAGCGGCATGCTGCGTCCCGCAAACAGCAGTCTGAACTGGATGCTCGAATTGAATCCTACGAGCTGGCGTTCCGCATGCAGGCTGCTGCTCCCGAAGCTGTCGACCTGACTCAGGAAACCCAGGCGACCCGGGAAATGTACGGGATGGACGAGAAAGAGACCCAGGTCTACGGCACCAACTGTCTGCTGGCCCGCCGCCTGGTCGAACGCGGCGTCCGCTTCGTGCAGCTCTACAATGGTGCTGGTAGTAAGTGGGATTCACACTCCGGTATTGAAAAACGTCATTCGGCACTCTGTCGCGGCATGGATAAATGTGTTGCCGGCTTGCTCAAAGACCTCAAGCAGCGTGGTCTGCTCGATTCGACTCTCGTCGTCTGGGGCGGAGAATTTGGTCGAACCCCGATGAGTGAAAAAGGGGATGGCCGCGATCATAACCCGACCGGCTTTACCATGTTCATGGCTGGTGGCGGTGTGAAAGGGGGCCAGACGATCGGCGGGACCGACGAATTGGGCCTCTATGCCGTCGAAGACCGGATGCATGTGAAAGACATTCACACCAGTATTTATCACCTGCTCGGTCTGAGTAACATGAAGCTGGAATATCGCCACAAGGGAAGTCCGGAACGCCCCACGCTGAACGAAGGGGAATTCATGGAAAAACTGGTGACTGGCTAG
- a CDS encoding sigma-70 family RNA polymerase sigma factor, whose translation MDNEQHPTDISDDLHVKFLHVFTQHRNQIYSYIFSLLPHRDDAEDVFQRTSLILWKKFPEYDESSSFFSWACGVAFYEVKNFIRVAQRKRLQFREDVIEQLADERAGIPQLKLDQRASTLQECIKKLKDKDRELINQVYREQTPVKELADAAGAAIQTLYNRLNQIRRQLTHCIERTLSYTGEGK comes from the coding sequence ATGGATAATGAACAGCACCCGACTGACATCTCCGACGATTTGCATGTGAAATTTTTGCATGTATTTACCCAGCATCGGAACCAGATCTATTCGTATATTTTTTCTCTGCTGCCTCACAGGGATGATGCTGAGGACGTTTTTCAGCGGACCAGTCTGATCCTCTGGAAGAAGTTCCCCGAATACGATGAGTCGAGCAGTTTTTTTTCCTGGGCCTGTGGCGTCGCCTTTTATGAGGTCAAGAACTTCATCAGGGTGGCACAACGCAAACGACTGCAGTTCCGGGAAGATGTGATTGAACAGCTTGCCGACGAACGGGCCGGGATCCCTCAGCTGAAACTCGATCAGCGAGCCAGCACGCTGCAGGAATGTATCAAGAAATTAAAAGATAAAGACCGGGAACTGATTAATCAGGTCTATCGTGAGCAGACTCCTGTCAAGGAACTGGCGGACGCCGCAGGAGCAGCCATTCAGACGTTATATAACAGGCTGAATCAGATCCGCCGTCAGTTAACTCACTGTATTGAACGCACGTTGTCATATACAGGAGAGGGAAAATGA
- a CDS encoding DUF1549 domain-containing protein has translation MRLLAVSLLLLISVPAVHAADKAQTPNAADAHQQLKFFEKNVRPLLIKHCLECHGEKKQKGELRLDSLKAMLQGGESGSASVVPGKSSESLLIEAVKYESYEMPPEKKLSDKEIAVLTRWVDEGAFWPQHEDHVIKQRKNETFFTEEDRSFWVFQPVEEPKVPQVDQAQWSKNPVDAFVYRRLKKEGLTPADEASRTALIRRAYFDLLGLPPTVEQINAFVNDPSPDAWPRLIDELLESPHYGEKWARHWLDVVRYAESDGFNQDAFRPEIWRYRDYVIESFNSDKPYSRFVKEQLAGDEIAPEDPNALAATGFLRHYLYEYNQRDSRTQWNDILDNITDATGDVFLGVSMGCARCHDHKFDPIPNQDYYRLRAFFAPLMPRDDVPFATPQEQAEYNQKLEVWEKKTADIRAQIDELTKSKLERAAANQIKMFPPDLQEIMAKPQGEWTALEHQLADLIQRQVDIQESRALASLKKSDKDDGKKYNELLKQLAAFDDLKPKPLPTGMSVTDAPGAPPVTTIPDDPSHTPIDPGFLSLLKPGEAEIMQISTAPHSSGRRTALANWMVDPNNRLTTRVMTNRVWQYHFGTGLVATSNDFGHMGEAPTHPELLDWLTSYFVENNWSIKSLHRLIMNSKTYRLSAFHPNPGPAELKDPQNRLYWRGNIRRLNAEDIRDAALLISGELDTKLGGPSVSASQPRRSVYTIMKRNKQDEVLGAFDLPGGIQSTAKRDVTTTANQALLMLNGKWFLSRAKAMARTVKSESFKDDRELVSFLHQKTYGKKPEPAEIDLMLGFLKSQEKRVAAAAESQQQTYVGQITQTDAEAVKLGKGSTLNDLHLSPAHALPDEDFTIEATVKLDSIYENAAVNTIASHWTGNNKQQGWSLGVTSQKSAYKPRNLILQLVGKNKEGKLTYEVVPSNIHLELNKPYYVAATVDISETGESGIHFYVKALDSQEPVQTAAVKHKVVGDYRPGHDFILGGREKTSGSRWNGMLDNVRLSRAALTPEELLINKPEQRPESVVGFWQFNTQQGLLKNSLADRLHLSAPAGSGGADARQQALVDLCHVMLNSNGFLYLD, from the coding sequence ATGAGACTCCTTGCTGTTAGTCTATTGCTGTTAATCTCGGTCCCTGCGGTCCACGCAGCCGATAAAGCTCAAACTCCGAACGCCGCTGATGCGCATCAGCAGTTGAAGTTCTTCGAGAAAAATGTACGCCCCCTGCTGATTAAACACTGCCTGGAATGCCATGGCGAAAAGAAGCAGAAAGGTGAACTGCGGCTGGACTCTCTCAAAGCAATGCTGCAGGGGGGAGAGAGCGGTTCTGCTTCGGTCGTGCCCGGAAAATCGTCCGAAAGTCTGCTGATCGAGGCTGTCAAATACGAATCATACGAAATGCCACCCGAGAAGAAGCTCTCTGATAAAGAGATTGCCGTGCTGACTCGCTGGGTGGATGAAGGCGCATTCTGGCCACAGCACGAAGATCATGTTATCAAACAGCGGAAAAATGAAACCTTCTTCACCGAAGAAGATCGCAGCTTCTGGGTCTTCCAGCCGGTCGAGGAGCCCAAGGTTCCCCAAGTGGATCAGGCACAGTGGTCAAAGAACCCCGTCGATGCATTCGTCTATCGCCGTCTGAAAAAAGAAGGTCTCACTCCCGCGGATGAAGCGAGCCGGACGGCACTGATTCGGCGTGCCTACTTCGACCTGCTGGGACTGCCTCCCACCGTCGAGCAAATCAACGCTTTTGTGAATGATCCCTCTCCCGATGCCTGGCCACGTCTGATTGACGAGCTGCTGGAAAGCCCGCACTACGGCGAAAAGTGGGCCCGTCACTGGCTGGACGTTGTCCGCTATGCGGAATCGGATGGTTTCAACCAGGATGCATTCCGACCGGAAATCTGGCGTTACCGGGACTATGTCATTGAGTCATTCAATTCAGACAAGCCTTACTCCCGCTTCGTCAAGGAACAATTGGCCGGCGATGAAATCGCTCCCGAAGATCCCAATGCTCTGGCAGCCACCGGCTTCCTGAGACACTACCTCTACGAGTACAACCAGCGTGATTCTCGTACTCAGTGGAATGACATTCTGGATAATATCACCGATGCTACCGGGGATGTGTTCCTGGGCGTCAGCATGGGTTGTGCCCGCTGCCACGATCATAAGTTCGATCCGATTCCCAACCAGGACTATTATCGCCTGCGGGCCTTCTTTGCTCCGCTGATGCCCCGCGATGACGTTCCTTTTGCGACTCCACAGGAGCAGGCAGAATACAATCAAAAACTTGAAGTCTGGGAAAAGAAAACCGCTGATATTCGCGCTCAAATTGATGAGCTCACCAAAAGTAAGCTGGAGCGGGCCGCTGCGAATCAGATTAAGATGTTCCCGCCCGACCTCCAGGAAATTATGGCTAAGCCGCAAGGAGAGTGGACCGCGCTGGAACACCAGCTGGCCGATCTCATTCAGCGACAGGTCGACATTCAGGAAAGCCGGGCGCTGGCTTCTCTGAAGAAGAGCGACAAGGATGACGGCAAGAAATACAACGAACTGCTCAAGCAGCTGGCGGCCTTCGATGATCTGAAGCCCAAACCGCTGCCAACCGGTATGAGTGTTACTGACGCGCCCGGTGCACCACCGGTGACCACGATTCCCGATGATCCAAGCCATACGCCCATCGATCCCGGATTCCTCTCGCTGCTTAAGCCGGGAGAAGCCGAGATTATGCAGATTTCAACCGCCCCGCATTCTTCAGGGCGACGTACTGCACTGGCGAACTGGATGGTCGATCCCAATAACCGGCTCACAACCCGTGTGATGACCAACCGGGTCTGGCAGTACCATTTCGGTACCGGCCTGGTCGCGACTTCCAACGACTTCGGTCACATGGGAGAAGCACCGACTCATCCCGAGTTGCTCGACTGGTTGACCTCCTATTTCGTAGAAAATAACTGGAGTATCAAGAGTCTGCACCGGTTGATCATGAATTCGAAGACCTACCGTCTGTCGGCCTTTCATCCCAATCCGGGACCGGCTGAGTTGAAAGATCCCCAGAACCGTCTGTACTGGCGGGGAAATATCCGTCGCCTGAATGCGGAAGACATTCGCGATGCGGCACTGCTGATTTCAGGTGAACTGGATACAAAACTGGGCGGCCCCAGTGTCAGTGCCAGCCAGCCGCGACGCAGTGTCTACACCATCATGAAGCGGAATAAGCAGGATGAAGTCCTCGGGGCGTTCGACCTGCCGGGCGGCATTCAGAGTACTGCCAAGCGGGATGTCACCACGACCGCAAACCAGGCTCTGTTGATGCTCAACGGAAAATGGTTCCTGTCGCGTGCCAAAGCCATGGCCCGCACAGTCAAGTCGGAATCATTTAAAGATGACCGGGAACTGGTTTCGTTCCTGCATCAGAAGACATACGGCAAGAAACCGGAACCGGCGGAAATTGATCTTATGCTTGGCTTCCTCAAATCACAGGAAAAACGCGTAGCAGCTGCAGCCGAATCTCAACAGCAGACCTACGTTGGTCAGATCACGCAGACCGATGCGGAAGCAGTCAAGCTGGGTAAAGGCTCGACGCTGAATGATCTGCACCTGTCTCCAGCCCATGCGTTGCCCGATGAAGATTTCACAATCGAAGCAACGGTCAAACTGGATTCCATCTATGAGAACGCCGCCGTCAATACGATCGCCTCTCACTGGACCGGTAATAATAAACAGCAGGGCTGGTCTCTGGGAGTCACCAGTCAGAAGTCTGCTTACAAGCCGCGGAATCTGATTCTGCAGTTAGTCGGTAAGAACAAGGAAGGCAAACTGACTTACGAAGTTGTGCCTTCCAACATCCACCTGGAACTCAATAAGCCCTATTACGTCGCCGCAACCGTCGATATTTCAGAGACCGGAGAGTCCGGCATTCACTTCTATGTGAAAGCCCTTGACTCGCAGGAACCTGTGCAGACAGCTGCAGTAAAACACAAGGTCGTCGGCGACTATCGTCCGGGGCATGATTTTATTCTGGGCGGTCGCGAGAAAACCTCCGGCAGTCGCTGGAACGGGATGCTCGACAATGTCCGGCTATCTCGTGCAGCACTGACCCCGGAAGAACTTTTGATTAATAAGCCGGAACAGCGGCCCGAGTCCGTGGTCGGTTTCTGGCAGTTTAATACACAGCAGGGACTGCTGAAAAACAGTCTGGCTGATCGTCTGCATCTGTCTGCTCCCGCTGGTTCGGGAGGCGCTGATGCACGACAGCAGGCCCTCGTTGACTTGTGTCACGTGATGTTGAACTCCAACGGATTTCTGTATCTCGATTAA